A window from Mesorhizobium sp. WSM2240 encodes these proteins:
- the glcE gene encoding glycolate oxidase subunit GlcE has product MTTFNPTTPADILATVQWALAEESPLEIIGQGSKRGIGRPLQTEHTLDLSKLSGVTLYEPAELVLSARAGTPLADIERLLAENGQQLAFEPIDYGPLLGGQPGRGTIGGVLAANLSGPRRLKAGAARDHILGINAVSGRGEAFKSGGRVVKNVTGYDLSKLMAGSWGTLAVTTDVIFKVLPAAETETTLAIRGLLDEEAAAAMALAVGSSAEISSAAHLPEGIAGRVADGAIGSEPATLLRIEGFGPSVAYRAAAVKDLLKAAGLIDEISGDASKALWRDIRDCAPFADGTERPVWRVSVAPSEAHKMTLALRMETPAEAFYDWQGGLVWLRMQADPEAELLRALVKKFGGGHATLIRATPSHCAALPVFEPQPPALSALSARLKAEFDPKGLLNPGRMEA; this is encoded by the coding sequence ATGACCACCTTTAACCCCACGACCCCCGCCGATATCCTCGCCACCGTCCAATGGGCGCTCGCGGAGGAATCGCCGCTGGAAATCATCGGCCAGGGCTCCAAGCGCGGCATCGGCCGCCCGCTGCAGACGGAACATACCCTCGACCTGTCAAAACTTTCCGGCGTGACGCTCTACGAGCCGGCCGAACTGGTGCTGTCGGCCCGCGCCGGCACGCCGCTCGCCGACATCGAAAGGCTGCTTGCCGAAAATGGCCAGCAGCTCGCCTTCGAGCCGATAGATTACGGCCCGCTCTTAGGCGGACAACCGGGAAGAGGCACGATCGGCGGCGTGCTCGCCGCAAACCTCTCCGGTCCGCGCCGGTTGAAGGCGGGGGCTGCGCGCGACCATATCCTTGGCATCAATGCCGTCTCGGGACGGGGCGAGGCGTTCAAGTCAGGCGGCCGCGTAGTGAAAAACGTCACCGGCTACGATCTCTCGAAGCTGATGGCCGGCTCCTGGGGCACACTGGCCGTCACTACCGACGTCATTTTCAAGGTGCTGCCCGCCGCCGAGACCGAAACCACATTGGCCATCCGCGGCCTGCTCGACGAGGAGGCCGCGGCCGCGATGGCGCTCGCCGTCGGCTCCAGCGCCGAAATCTCCAGCGCGGCTCACCTTCCGGAAGGCATTGCCGGCCGCGTGGCGGACGGCGCGATCGGGAGCGAACCGGCGACGCTGCTGCGGATCGAGGGTTTTGGGCCCTCCGTCGCCTATCGTGCCGCGGCCGTGAAAGATCTCCTGAAAGCCGCAGGCCTGATCGATGAGATTTCCGGCGATGCGTCGAAGGCGCTCTGGCGCGACATCCGCGATTGCGCGCCCTTTGCCGACGGCACCGAGCGCCCCGTCTGGCGCGTCTCGGTGGCGCCGTCCGAAGCCCACAAGATGACACTGGCGCTGCGCATGGAAACGCCTGCCGAGGCTTTTTACGATTGGCAGGGTGGCCTTGTCTGGCTGCGCATGCAGGCCGATCCGGAAGCCGAACTTTTGCGCGCGCTGGTGAAAAAATTCGGCGGCGGCCATGCCACATTGATCCGCGCCACCCCTTCGCATTGCGCCGCGCTGCCCGTCTTCGAGCCGCAGCCTCCGGCGCTTTCCGCACTCTCGGCGCGGCTGAAAGCTGAGTTCGATCCGAAGGGCCTGCTCAATCCAGGACGGATGGAAGCCTGA
- a CDS encoding FCD domain-containing protein — MSEIFSRIEHSRTADEVVQQIEGMILEGVLRAADRLPGERELARQFDVSRPILRDALKALEARGLIVTRPGGGTFVADVIGQVFTAPVMDLIATHRKAAADYLEYRREIEGVAAEYAARRATADDLALLAQIVARMEAAHERGDFEQEAAVDVEFHNAIGECAHNIILLHTLRSCYRLLSDGVFHNRLLVFGLPGAREQLLAQHRAIHAAVAGGDPAGARKAAMDHITYVERAMVEAERTGDWQRVSRLRLKQRSEARQ, encoded by the coding sequence TTGAGTGAAATCTTCTCCAGGATAGAGCATTCGCGCACCGCCGACGAGGTCGTGCAGCAGATCGAGGGCATGATCCTCGAAGGCGTGCTGCGCGCCGCCGACCGGCTGCCGGGCGAGCGGGAACTGGCGCGGCAGTTCGACGTGTCCCGGCCGATCCTGCGCGACGCGCTGAAGGCGCTGGAGGCTCGTGGACTGATCGTGACGCGTCCGGGCGGCGGCACTTTTGTCGCCGATGTCATCGGCCAGGTGTTCACCGCGCCGGTGATGGATCTGATCGCCACGCATCGCAAGGCCGCAGCCGACTATCTCGAATACCGCCGCGAGATCGAAGGCGTCGCCGCCGAATATGCGGCGCGGCGGGCGACCGCCGACGATCTGGCGCTGCTTGCCCAGATCGTGGCGCGCATGGAGGCGGCGCACGAGCGCGGCGACTTCGAGCAGGAGGCCGCGGTCGACGTCGAATTCCACAATGCGATCGGCGAATGCGCGCACAACATCATCCTTTTGCATACGCTGCGCTCCTGCTATCGGCTGCTGTCGGACGGCGTGTTCCACAACCGGCTTCTGGTGTTCGGTCTCCCCGGTGCGCGCGAGCAACTGCTTGCGCAGCACCGTGCGATCCACGCGGCGGTGGCCGGCGGCGACCCGGCCGGCGCGCGCAAGGCGGCGATGGACCACATCACCTATGTCGAGCGGGCGATGGTCGAGGCCGAGCGCACCGGCGACTGGCAGCGCGTCTCGCGGCTGCGGCTAAAGCAGCGGTCGGAAGCAAGACAATGA
- a CDS encoding FAD-linked oxidase C-terminal domain-containing protein codes for MSGLAMPKPDADTMRRRDEIVADMRIIVPGEGVVDAVNEMRAFESDGLTAYRQLPLVVVLPETTAQVARILKYCNERNIRVVPRGSGTSLSGGALPLEDAVLLVMSRFNRILEIDYPNRAVVAQPGVTNLGITTAVEQEGFYYAPDPSSQIACSIGGNVAENSGGVHCLKYGLTANNVLGVEMVLMNGEIVRLGGKHLDSEGYDLLGVMTGSEGLLGVVTEVTVRILRKPETARALLIGFPTSEQAGQCVADIIGAGIIPGGMEMMDRPAIHAAEDFVQAGYPLECEALLIVELDGPGVEVDHLIGLVEEIALKNGSTTCRISGSEQERLAFWAGRKAAFPAVGRISPDYYCMDGTIPRKELPRVLAGMRDLSERYGLRVANVFHAGDGNLHPLILYDANVPGELEKAEEFGADILRLCVKVGGVLTGEHGVGVEKRDLMPEMFNQIDLDQQMRVKCAFDPNHLLNPGKVFPQLRRCAELGRMHISGGKMPFPNIPRF; via the coding sequence ATGTCCGGTTTGGCCATGCCGAAGCCCGATGCCGACACGATGCGCCGCCGCGACGAGATCGTCGCGGATATGCGCATCATCGTGCCGGGCGAAGGCGTGGTCGACGCCGTCAACGAGATGCGCGCCTTCGAAAGCGACGGGCTGACCGCCTATCGCCAGTTGCCGCTCGTTGTCGTGCTGCCGGAAACGACCGCTCAGGTCGCAAGAATCCTGAAATACTGCAATGAACGCAACATCCGCGTCGTGCCGCGCGGTTCGGGCACCTCGCTTTCCGGCGGTGCGCTGCCGCTGGAAGACGCGGTGCTCCTCGTGATGAGCCGCTTCAACCGCATCCTCGAGATCGACTATCCAAACCGTGCCGTCGTCGCCCAGCCGGGCGTCACCAATCTCGGCATCACCACCGCCGTCGAGCAGGAGGGTTTTTACTACGCCCCCGATCCATCCTCCCAGATCGCCTGCTCGATCGGCGGCAACGTCGCGGAAAACTCCGGCGGCGTGCACTGCCTGAAATACGGCCTCACCGCCAACAATGTGCTTGGCGTCGAGATGGTGTTGATGAACGGCGAGATCGTGCGGCTCGGCGGCAAACATCTCGATTCGGAAGGTTATGACCTACTCGGCGTCATGACTGGCTCGGAAGGGCTTTTGGGCGTCGTCACCGAGGTAACCGTGCGCATTCTGAGGAAGCCGGAGACTGCGCGTGCGTTGCTCATCGGCTTTCCGACCAGCGAGCAGGCCGGTCAGTGCGTCGCCGACATCATCGGCGCCGGCATCATTCCGGGCGGCATGGAGATGATGGACCGCCCGGCGATCCACGCGGCGGAAGATTTCGTCCAGGCCGGCTATCCGCTGGAATGCGAGGCGCTGCTGATCGTCGAGTTGGACGGGCCGGGCGTCGAGGTCGACCATCTGATCGGGCTGGTCGAGGAAATCGCCCTGAAGAACGGCTCGACCACCTGCCGGATTTCTGGCTCCGAACAGGAGCGACTGGCGTTCTGGGCCGGCCGCAAGGCGGCTTTCCCGGCGGTTGGGCGCATCTCGCCCGATTACTACTGCATGGACGGCACCATTCCCAGGAAGGAATTGCCGCGGGTGCTCGCCGGCATGCGCGACCTGTCGGAGCGCTACGGCCTTCGCGTCGCCAACGTCTTTCATGCCGGCGACGGCAACCTGCACCCGCTGATCCTCTACGACGCCAACGTGCCGGGCGAGCTGGAAAAGGCCGAGGAATTCGGCGCCGACATATTGCGGCTTTGCGTCAAGGTTGGCGGCGTCTTGACCGGCGAGCACGGCGTCGGTGTCGAGAAGCGCGACCTGATGCCGGAAATGTTCAACCAGATCGACCTGGACCAGCAGATGCGGGTCAAATGCGCCTTCGACCCAAATCATTTGCTCAACCCCGGCAAGGTCTTCCCGCAACTGCGCCGCTGCGCCGAACTCGGCCGCATGCACATTTCCGGCGGGAAAATGCCGTTCCCGAACATTCCGAGGTTTTGA
- a CDS encoding L,D-transpeptidase — MKSLAFLISAAVLGFAAPAAANDRYIERPPVVVSPDLSAPWVMQLGRKPGKVVQRQLRRQNSFGVEVQPAPRYREIGPDRIRTAAVPAPAKPKAQPRREMNPIYLPQTVAYDGPHAPGTIIIDTRENFLFLVLEGGEARRYGVGTGKPGFEWAGTHKVTQKREWPDWRPPAEMIARERAKGRHLPVHMAGGPENPLGARALYLGSTLYRIHGTNQPWTIGGAVSSGCIRMRNEDVIDLYERVHVGTKVVVM, encoded by the coding sequence ATGAAAAGCCTAGCGTTCCTGATATCGGCCGCCGTGCTGGGGTTTGCGGCGCCCGCCGCCGCCAACGACCGCTATATCGAGCGGCCGCCGGTGGTGGTCAGTCCCGATCTTTCCGCGCCCTGGGTGATGCAGCTCGGTCGCAAGCCAGGCAAGGTGGTGCAGCGGCAGCTGCGGCGGCAGAATTCGTTTGGCGTCGAGGTGCAGCCGGCGCCGCGCTATCGCGAGATCGGGCCGGACCGCATACGCACCGCGGCGGTGCCTGCGCCGGCCAAGCCCAAGGCCCAGCCCCGCCGCGAGATGAACCCGATCTACCTGCCGCAGACCGTAGCCTATGACGGCCCGCATGCGCCCGGCACCATCATCATCGACACGCGGGAGAATTTTCTCTTCCTGGTGCTGGAGGGCGGCGAGGCGCGGCGCTACGGCGTCGGCACCGGCAAGCCGGGCTTCGAATGGGCCGGCACGCACAAGGTCACCCAGAAGCGCGAATGGCCGGACTGGCGTCCGCCCGCCGAGATGATCGCGCGCGAGCGCGCCAAGGGACGGCACCTGCCCGTGCACATGGCCGGCGGCCCGGAAAACCCGCTCGGCGCGCGGGCGCTCTATCTCGGCTCGACGCTTTACCGCATCCACGGCACCAACCAGCCCTGGACGATCGGCGGCGCGGTATCGTCCGGCTGCATCCGCATGCGCAACGAGGATGTCATCGACCTCTACGAGCGGGTCCATGTCGGGACGAAGGTCGTGGTGATGTAA
- the hisS gene encoding histidine--tRNA ligase, with the protein MADTSSRTKARQPRGFVDRSPEDIRAAEKMMAKIKEVFELYGFEPVDQPLIEYTDALGKFLPDQDRPNEGVFSFQDDDEQWLSLRYDLTAPLARYVAENFERLPKPYRSYRAGWVFRNEKPGPGRFRQFMQFDADTVGTPGVAADAEMAMMMADVMEALGIKRGDYVIRVNNRKVLDGVLEAIGLGGDENAGRRLTVLRAIDKLDKFGPEGVRLLLGPGRWDGGREGDGDFTKGAALSDLQSSYLLAVILKQPYLDAGPSQDVARWNQTLQSNAAELGFRELDEIHALVTAAGYGPDRIRIDPSVVRGLEYYTGPVYEAELLAEIPNEEGVIVRFGSVGGGGRYDGLVSRFRGEPVPATGFSIGVSRLMTALKNLGKLDTSDVVAPVVVLVMDRDTDSLGRYQKMVSQLRQAGIRAEMYLGGAGMKAQLKYADRRGSPCVIIQGGDERAKGEVQIKDLIEGARQAKAIADHAEYKEARPGQITVPEADLVAEVRKILDAQARERSGGK; encoded by the coding sequence ATGGCCGACACATCATCACGAACCAAGGCGCGCCAGCCGCGCGGCTTTGTCGACCGCTCGCCGGAAGACATCCGCGCCGCCGAGAAGATGATGGCGAAGATCAAGGAGGTCTTCGAACTCTACGGTTTCGAACCCGTCGACCAGCCGCTGATCGAATACACCGACGCGCTCGGCAAATTCCTGCCCGACCAGGACCGGCCCAATGAGGGCGTGTTTTCCTTCCAGGACGACGACGAGCAGTGGCTGTCGCTTCGCTACGACCTGACCGCGCCGCTCGCCCGTTATGTCGCCGAGAATTTCGAGCGCCTGCCGAAGCCATACCGCAGCTACCGCGCCGGCTGGGTGTTCCGCAACGAGAAGCCAGGACCGGGCCGCTTCCGCCAGTTCATGCAGTTCGATGCCGACACGGTCGGCACGCCGGGCGTGGCCGCAGACGCCGAAATGGCGATGATGATGGCCGATGTCATGGAGGCGCTGGGCATCAAGCGCGGCGACTATGTGATCCGCGTCAACAACCGCAAGGTGCTCGACGGCGTGCTGGAGGCGATCGGCCTCGGCGGCGACGAGAATGCCGGACGCCGGCTGACTGTACTCAGGGCGATCGATAAGCTGGACAAGTTCGGCCCAGAGGGCGTGCGCCTGCTGCTCGGTCCAGGCCGCTGGGACGGCGGCAGGGAAGGCGATGGCGATTTTACGAAGGGCGCCGCGCTGAGTGATCTTCAATCTTCGTACCTGCTGGCCGTAATTCTAAAGCAGCCCTATCTTGATGCCGGGCCAAGCCAAGACGTTGCTCGTTGGAACCAAACTCTTCAGTCTAATGCTGCTGAATTGGGTTTCAGGGAACTAGATGAAATCCACGCTCTAGTGACGGCCGCCGGTTACGGTCCCGACCGTATCCGCATCGACCCCTCCGTCGTGCGTGGCCTCGAATACTACACCGGTCCCGTCTACGAAGCCGAACTGCTGGCCGAAATCCCCAATGAAGAGGGAGTAATCGTCCGCTTCGGCTCGGTTGGCGGCGGCGGGCGCTATGACGGGCTGGTGTCGCGCTTCCGCGGCGAGCCGGTGCCGGCGACCGGCTTTTCCATCGGCGTCTCGCGCCTGATGACGGCGCTGAAGAACCTCGGCAAGCTCGACACGTCCGACGTCGTCGCCCCGGTCGTCGTGCTGGTCATGGACAGGGATACGGATAGCCTCGGCCGTTACCAGAAGATGGTGTCGCAGCTTCGCCAAGCCGGCATCCGAGCCGAAATGTATCTCGGCGGCGCCGGCATGAAGGCGCAGCTGAAATATGCCGACCGGCGCGGCTCCCCTTGCGTGATCATCCAGGGCGGCGACGAGCGCGCGAAAGGCGAGGTGCAGATCAAGGATCTGATCGAAGGCGCGCGCCAGGCGAAGGCCATCGCCGACCATGCCGAATACAAGGAGGCGCGGCCGGGCCAGATCACCGTGCCGGAGGCGGATCTGGTCGCCGAGGTGCGGAAGATTCTGGACGCGCAGGCGAGGGAACGTAGCGGTGGCAAGTAG
- a CDS encoding bifunctional 5,10-methylenetetrahydrofolate dehydrogenase/5,10-methenyltetrahydrofolate cyclohydrolase — protein MPLEDTRYLKGGPVAARIIAEVRAAADTATAEGFRPKLVSITVGDIEAVDVYVRNQRAKAELAGIDFEERRFPAELTAGELEAAIHGMNADPRVTGIIIQRPVPPHIPIKAIQAAVHPLKDVEGMHPASIGNIVYNELDLAPCTAAASVELLKATGLDLKGLEVVVVGHSEIVGKPIAFLLMSEGATVTVCHHMTRSVAAHARRADALFVAVGKPRLIKADMVKPGAAVIDIGINAETLPDGSTRIVGDVDTDSVKEVASWITPVPGGVGPVTVAILLRNTMVALNRQRALYQETYGTGERRVAAE, from the coding sequence ATGCCGCTTGAAGACACGCGCTACCTGAAGGGCGGGCCGGTCGCCGCCCGCATCATCGCCGAAGTCCGCGCCGCCGCCGACACCGCCACGGCCGAAGGTTTCCGGCCGAAGCTGGTGTCGATCACCGTCGGCGACATCGAGGCGGTGGACGTCTATGTCCGCAACCAGCGCGCCAAGGCGGAACTGGCCGGCATCGACTTCGAGGAGCGGCGCTTTCCGGCCGAGCTCACGGCGGGCGAACTGGAGGCCGCGATCCACGGCATGAACGCCGACCCGCGCGTCACCGGCATCATCATCCAGCGGCCGGTACCGCCGCATATCCCCATCAAGGCGATCCAGGCGGCAGTCCACCCGCTGAAGGACGTCGAAGGCATGCACCCGGCATCGATCGGCAACATCGTCTACAACGAGCTCGACCTGGCGCCCTGTACGGCGGCCGCCTCGGTGGAACTGCTCAAGGCGACCGGGCTCGACCTGAAGGGGCTGGAAGTGGTGGTGGTCGGGCATTCGGAGATCGTCGGCAAGCCGATCGCCTTCCTGCTGATGAGCGAGGGCGCGACGGTGACTGTCTGCCATCACATGACGCGCTCGGTGGCGGCGCATGCGAGGCGCGCCGACGCGCTGTTCGTGGCTGTCGGCAAGCCGCGGCTGATCAAGGCCGACATGGTCAAGCCGGGCGCGGCCGTCATCGACATCGGCATCAATGCCGAGACGCTGCCCGACGGCTCAACGCGCATCGTCGGCGACGTCGACACCGACAGCGTGAAGGAGGTCGCATCCTGGATCACGCCGGTTCCGGGCGGCGTCGGGCCGGTAACGGTGGCGATCCTGCTCCGGAACACGATGGTGGCGCTGAACCGGCAGCGGGCGCTGTATCAGGAGACTTACGGGACGGGGGAGCGGCGGGTCGCGGCGGAGTAG
- a CDS encoding (Fe-S)-binding protein translates to MTQPIEKKPNVGLFVTCLVDLFRPTVGFAAIKLIEEAGCTVDVPRTQTCCGQPAYNSGDRADTRAIAENTIEAFEGFDYVVAPSGSCAGMLKKHYPSLFKGDAKWEARAQAFSAKVHELVSFLVDVRGMRGVDARLDAAVTYHDSCSGLRELDIKQQPRALLASVAGVKLVEMQDPDVCCGFGGTFCVKYPDISNSIVETKTKSIAASGASTLLAGDLGCLMNMAGKLKREGSKVEVRHVAEVLAGMTQTPPIGGKD, encoded by the coding sequence GTGACCCAGCCAATCGAGAAAAAACCCAATGTCGGGCTGTTCGTCACCTGCCTGGTGGACCTGTTCCGGCCGACAGTCGGCTTCGCCGCGATCAAGCTGATCGAGGAGGCCGGATGCACGGTCGACGTGCCGCGCACGCAGACCTGCTGCGGCCAGCCGGCCTACAATTCCGGCGACCGCGCCGACACCCGTGCCATCGCGGAAAACACTATCGAGGCGTTTGAAGGTTTCGACTATGTCGTCGCGCCCTCGGGCTCCTGCGCCGGCATGCTGAAGAAGCATTATCCCAGCCTGTTCAAGGGCGACGCCAAATGGGAGGCGCGGGCGCAGGCATTTTCGGCCAAGGTCCACGAGCTGGTGAGCTTCCTCGTCGACGTGCGCGGCATGCGCGGCGTCGATGCCCGCCTCGACGCGGCGGTGACCTACCACGATTCCTGCTCGGGCCTGCGCGAACTCGACATCAAGCAGCAGCCGCGCGCGCTGCTCGCCTCCGTCGCCGGCGTGAAGCTGGTCGAGATGCAGGATCCGGATGTCTGCTGCGGCTTCGGCGGCACGTTCTGCGTCAAATATCCCGACATTTCCAACTCGATCGTGGAAACGAAAACCAAGAGCATCGCCGCCTCGGGCGCCTCGACGCTGCTTGCCGGCGATCTCGGCTGCCTGATGAACATGGCGGGAAAGCTGAAGCGCGAAGGCTCGAAGGTCGAGGTGCGACATGTGGCCGAGGTGCTGGCCGGGATGACGCAAACGCCGCCGATCGGGGGGAAGGATTAA
- a CDS encoding DNA-3-methyladenine glycosylase I, whose translation MDEVKTGLRVGADGVTRCFWPGVLPDYLHYHDHEWGRPVADDKRLFEKICLEGFQSGLSWLTILRKRESFREAFAGFDYERVAEFDEADIERLLGNAGIVRHRGKIVSTINNAKRARELAEEAGSLAAWFWRREPGADERPAIVNYSTLVANPTTPASVRISKELKKRGWSFVGPTTVYAFMQAMGLVNDHIEGCACRAEVEKQRAAFVRPG comes from the coding sequence ATGGATGAGGTGAAGACAGGTTTGAGGGTGGGCGCGGACGGGGTCACGCGCTGCTTCTGGCCGGGCGTGCTGCCCGACTATCTCCACTATCACGACCACGAATGGGGCCGGCCGGTCGCCGACGACAAGAGGCTGTTCGAAAAGATCTGCCTGGAGGGTTTCCAGTCCGGCCTGTCCTGGCTCACCATATTGCGCAAGCGCGAAAGTTTCCGCGAGGCTTTCGCCGGCTTCGACTATGAGCGGGTCGCGGAATTCGACGAGGCCGATATCGAACGGCTGCTTGGCAATGCCGGCATCGTGCGCCACCGCGGCAAGATCGTCTCCACCATCAACAACGCGAAGCGCGCCCGCGAACTGGCGGAAGAGGCGGGCTCGCTGGCCGCCTGGTTCTGGCGCCGCGAGCCTGGCGCGGATGAGCGGCCCGCCATCGTGAACTACAGCACGCTCGTCGCAAATCCGACGACGCCGGCCTCGGTCCGCATTTCCAAGGAATTGAAGAAGCGCGGCTGGAGCTTCGTCGGCCCCACGACCGTCTACGCCTTCATGCAGGCGATGGGCCTGGTCAACGATCATATCGAAGGCTGCGCCTGCCGTGCCGAGGTGGAAAAGCAGCGGGCGGCGTTCGTAAGGCCGGGGTGA
- a CDS encoding ATP phosphoribosyltransferase regulatory subunit → MTSRYPAIAPKILALFAERGADPVEVAVLQPADPFLDMAGEDLRRRIFLTESETGQTLCLRPEFTIPVCLDHISSQAGTPRRYAYLGEVFRQRREGGSEFFQAGIEDLGEKNTAEADARSVADAHALLALALPGRDLKITLGDQTIFEAVLAALGLPRGWRMRLARAFGSADMLAAALADLATPPRSNSLAEPVASLVAGGDAEALATHIAAGMEEAGLSPSAGRTPDEIARRLIERAELRSVRLSAEAFDALKAFLAIHVPLADAAGALEKFAAGSGLSLGTALKNFAARAAAISAYGLPVEAIHYDAAFGRPLDYYTGLVFEIAVPDSDRPLVGGGRYDRLLTLLGAQKPIPGVGFSVWLDRIEALREGGK, encoded by the coding sequence GTGACCTCCCGCTACCCGGCCATCGCCCCGAAAATCCTGGCGCTCTTCGCCGAGCGCGGCGCGGACCCCGTGGAAGTTGCGGTGCTGCAGCCGGCCGACCCGTTTCTCGACATGGCCGGCGAGGATTTGCGCCGCCGCATTTTTCTCACCGAAAGCGAGACCGGGCAGACGCTGTGCCTGCGCCCGGAATTCACGATTCCCGTCTGCCTCGACCACATAAGCTCGCAGGCCGGCACGCCGCGCCGCTACGCCTATCTCGGCGAGGTGTTCCGGCAGCGCCGTGAAGGCGGCAGTGAATTTTTTCAGGCCGGCATCGAAGACCTCGGCGAGAAGAACACGGCCGAAGCCGATGCGCGCTCGGTCGCCGACGCGCATGCGCTGCTTGCGCTCGCCCTGCCGGGCCGCGACCTGAAAATCACGCTCGGCGACCAGACCATCTTCGAGGCCGTGCTGGCCGCACTTGGGCTGCCGCGCGGCTGGCGCATGCGGCTCGCCCGCGCCTTCGGTTCGGCAGACATGCTGGCGGCCGCCCTTGCCGACCTCGCCACACCGCCGCGAAGCAACTCACTGGCCGAGCCGGTCGCCTCTCTGGTGGCCGGCGGCGATGCCGAAGCGCTCGCCACCCACATCGCCGCGGGCATGGAAGAAGCCGGCCTGTCGCCGTCCGCCGGGCGCACTCCGGACGAGATCGCCCGCCGGCTGATCGAGCGGGCCGAACTCAGGAGCGTGCGTCTCTCGGCCGAGGCTTTTGACGCGCTGAAGGCCTTTCTGGCCATTCATGTCCCGCTCGCCGACGCGGCCGGCGCGCTCGAAAAATTCGCCGCCGGGTCGGGGCTATCGCTGGGGACGGCGCTGAAGAATTTCGCCGCCCGCGCCGCCGCGATTTCCGCCTACGGTCTGCCAGTTGAAGCTATCCACTACGACGCCGCATTCGGTCGCCCGCTCGATTATTACACCGGCCTGGTGTTCGAGATCGCCGTGCCGGACTCCGACCGGCCGCTGGTCGGCGGCGGCCGCTACGACCGGCTGCTGACGCTGCTCGGCGCGCAAAAGCCTATACCCGGTGTCGGCTTTTCGGTCTGGCTCGACCGCATCGAGGCGCTGCGCGAGGGCGGCAAATGA
- the glcF gene encoding glycolate oxidase subunit GlcF: MQTSFTPAQLADPHVTESEKILRKCVHCGFCTATCPTYVMLGNELDSPRGRIYLIKDMLENGRPADKEVVTHIDRCLSCLACMTTCPSGVNYMHLVDHARAHIENTYKRPLPDRFIRAVLAFVLPHPARFRAALKLARLGRPFAKLFERVGPLRPLAAMLRLAPTFIPQTSATASPAVYPAAVGARRGRVAILTGCAQPVLDPGINEAAIRLLTRLGVEVVAPRGEGCCGALVHHMGREAQALASARQNVDAWMREIEGGGLDAIIITASGCGTTIKDYGFMLRLDPDYAQKAAKISALAKDITEYLATLDLPEPAQKPGLTVAYHSACSMQHGQKITRQPKELLARAGFVVKEPREGHLCCGSAGTYNITQPEISAQLRDRKVKNIEATGAQIIATGNIGCITQIASTAKMPIVHTVELLDWAYGGKRPTGI, from the coding sequence ATGCAAACCTCCTTCACTCCCGCCCAGCTCGCCGATCCGCATGTCACGGAATCGGAAAAGATCCTGCGCAAATGCGTGCATTGCGGCTTCTGCACCGCGACCTGCCCGACCTATGTCATGCTCGGCAACGAGCTCGACAGCCCGCGCGGGCGCATCTACCTGATCAAGGACATGCTGGAAAACGGCCGGCCGGCGGACAAGGAGGTCGTCACCCATATCGACCGCTGCCTGTCCTGCCTCGCCTGCATGACGACCTGCCCCTCGGGCGTCAATTACATGCATCTGGTCGACCACGCCCGCGCCCACATCGAGAACACCTACAAACGCCCGCTGCCCGACCGGTTCATCCGCGCGGTGCTCGCCTTCGTGCTGCCGCATCCCGCTCGTTTTCGCGCCGCGCTGAAGCTGGCGCGGCTCGGCAGGCCGTTTGCCAAACTGTTCGAGCGGGTCGGCCCGCTCCGACCGCTTGCGGCGATGCTGAGGCTGGCCCCAACGTTCATCCCGCAAACTTCCGCGACGGCATCACCGGCAGTTTATCCGGCTGCCGTCGGCGCGCGGCGCGGACGCGTCGCCATCCTCACCGGCTGCGCCCAGCCGGTCCTCGACCCCGGCATCAACGAAGCTGCCATCCGCCTCCTGACGCGGCTCGGCGTCGAGGTCGTCGCGCCGCGGGGCGAAGGCTGCTGCGGCGCGCTTGTGCATCATATGGGCCGCGAGGCGCAGGCTCTGGCCTCGGCGCGGCAAAACGTCGACGCCTGGATGCGCGAGATCGAGGGCGGCGGCCTCGACGCCATCATCATCACCGCGTCGGGTTGCGGCACGACGATCAAGGATTACGGCTTCATGCTGCGGCTGGATCCTGACTACGCGCAGAAGGCCGCGAAAATTTCTGCGCTGGCGAAGGACATCACCGAATATCTCGCCACGCTCGACCTGCCGGAGCCGGCGCAAAAACCCGGCCTTACCGTCGCCTATCACTCCGCCTGCTCGATGCAGCACGGCCAAAAAATCACGCGCCAGCCGAAGGAGCTTCTCGCCCGCGCCGGCTTTGTCGTGAAGGAGCCGCGCGAGGGCCATCTGTGCTGCGGCTCGGCCGGAACCTACAACATCACGCAGCCCGAGATTTCGGCACAACTGCGCGACCGCAAGGTGAAGAACATCGAGGCCACCGGCGCGCAAATCATCGCCACCGGCAATATCGGCTGCATCACCCAGATCGCCTCGACCGCCAAGATGCCGATCGTGCATACGGTGGAACTGCTCGACTGGGCCTATGGCGGGAAGAGGCCGACGGGGATCTGA